A genomic window from Cetobacterium somerae ATCC BAA-474 includes:
- a CDS encoding 2-aminoethylphosphonate--pyruvate transaminase, translated as MNNNNLTDKPYILLTPGPLTTSSGVKSAMLKDWCTWDNEYNSLVQDMRKRVLDVAEAGDDYTMIPMQGSGTFSVEAVLTSVVGENEKVLILSNGAYGDRMKTICDTAKVKNTIYKIEQTETYDLSHLESILKEDKEITHVAVVHCETTSGILNPIKEIGAIVKNYNKTFIVDAMSSFGGIHFSIPEYQIDFLISSSNKCIQGVPGFGFIIARKSELLKCEGKARSHSLDIFDQWKVMESGNGKWRFTSPTHVVRAFYQALLELEAEGGVKAREKRYTENQDKLVKGMDTLGFKAIITLEKQSPIITTFYAPNHPDYKFENFYSKLKEQGFVIYPGKLTKEESFRIGNIGEVYPTDIDTLINSIKNSMFWR; from the coding sequence ATGAATAACAATAACTTAACAGATAAACCATATATTCTTTTAACACCTGGACCACTTACAACATCTTCTGGAGTTAAATCAGCTATGCTTAAAGATTGGTGTACTTGGGATAACGAGTATAACTCTTTAGTTCAAGATATGAGAAAAAGAGTTTTAGATGTTGCTGAAGCTGGAGATGACTATACTATGATTCCTATGCAAGGAAGTGGAACTTTCTCTGTTGAGGCTGTTTTAACTAGTGTTGTTGGTGAGAATGAAAAAGTTTTAATTCTTTCAAACGGTGCATATGGAGATAGAATGAAAACTATTTGTGATACAGCAAAAGTTAAAAATACTATCTATAAAATTGAGCAAACTGAAACTTATGATTTATCTCACTTAGAATCTATTTTAAAGGAAGATAAAGAGATTACTCATGTTGCTGTTGTTCACTGTGAAACTACATCAGGAATTTTAAATCCAATTAAAGAGATTGGAGCAATTGTTAAAAACTACAATAAAACTTTTATAGTTGATGCTATGTCTAGTTTTGGGGGAATTCATTTTAGCATTCCTGAGTACCAAATTGATTTTTTAATTAGTTCATCTAACAAATGTATCCAAGGAGTTCCTGGTTTTGGATTTATTATAGCTAGAAAATCTGAACTTTTAAAATGTGAAGGAAAGGCTCGTTCTCACTCTTTAGATATATTTGATCAATGGAAAGTTATGGAAAGTGGAAATGGAAAATGGAGATTCACTTCTCCTACCCATGTTGTAAGAGCCTTTTATCAAGCCCTTTTAGAATTAGAAGCTGAAGGTGGAGTTAAAGCTAGAGAAAAAAGATACACAGAAAACCAAGATAAACTTGTTAAAGGTATGGACACTCTTGGATTTAAAGCTATTATCACTTTAGAAAAACAATCTCCTATTATAACTACATTCTATGCTCCAAATCATCCTGATTATAAGTTTGAAAATTTTTATTCAAAACTTAAAGAGCAAGGATTTGTTATATATCCTGGTAAGTTAACAAAAGAGGAGAGTTTTAGAATCGGTAATATTGGAGAGGTTTATCCTACAGATATTGATACTTTAATCAATTCTATCAAAAACTCTATGTTTTGGAGATAA
- the pbfA gene encoding (R)-1-hydroxy-2-aminoethylphosphonate ammonia-lyase, whose protein sequence is MNKITSEGDVNTSSNRKNWQDKNINYETSCVLRDDEDIFLHQSLSTPCLNVLKKSKGIYLEDISGKIYMDFHGNNVHQVGFGNEDVKNAIINEMEELPFSPRRYTNNSAIILAQKLSDKTNGVLNKVLFSPGATSSIGIAMKLARLVTKKDGFLSFWDSFHGASIDAISLGGTAHFRNGIGSLLTGCEHLIPYNSYRPIFDEDTFLTILDYTLEKHGDIAAFFMETIRNTEVEIPSYKLMKGIRDICTKHNTLLILDETAIAMGRTGKFFAFEHYDIDPDIVVIGKGLGGGIFPISALLTKDEFNIGQYTSLGHYTHEKSSVGCAAANAAIDFIDNNNILEKTSNMEKFVLDRLNILKNKYEIIGDVRAIGLLFAIELVRDRKTKEKAESEADRILYNCLDLGLSFKVSSGILTLSPPLIIEKHELEKALEILEESIKIENIKLFGGNNNE, encoded by the coding sequence ATGAATAAAATTACATCTGAAGGGGATGTGAATACCTCTTCAAATCGTAAAAATTGGCAAGATAAAAATATAAACTATGAAACTAGTTGTGTTCTTAGAGATGATGAAGATATCTTTCTTCATCAATCTCTTTCAACTCCTTGTTTAAATGTTTTAAAAAAATCCAAAGGTATCTATCTAGAAGATATCTCTGGAAAAATCTATATGGATTTTCATGGAAATAATGTACATCAAGTTGGATTTGGAAATGAAGATGTTAAAAATGCCATTATTAATGAAATGGAAGAACTTCCCTTTTCACCTAGAAGATATACAAATAACTCTGCTATAATTTTAGCTCAAAAGCTTTCTGATAAAACAAATGGTGTTTTAAATAAAGTTCTATTTTCACCAGGAGCAACCTCTTCTATTGGAATAGCAATGAAACTAGCTAGACTTGTAACTAAAAAAGATGGCTTTCTATCTTTTTGGGATTCTTTCCATGGAGCTTCAATAGATGCTATCTCTTTAGGAGGAACTGCTCATTTTAGAAATGGTATTGGAAGTCTTCTAACTGGGTGTGAACATCTAATCCCTTATAATAGCTATAGACCCATTTTTGATGAAGATACCTTCTTAACTATTTTAGACTATACTCTAGAAAAGCATGGAGATATTGCAGCTTTTTTTATGGAAACTATTAGAAATACTGAAGTGGAGATTCCATCATATAAACTTATGAAAGGAATAAGAGATATCTGTACTAAACACAATACTCTTTTAATTTTAGATGAGACTGCAATTGCTATGGGAAGAACTGGAAAATTCTTCGCCTTTGAACACTATGATATTGACCCGGATATTGTTGTCATTGGAAAAGGACTTGGCGGTGGAATATTTCCAATCTCTGCTCTTTTAACAAAAGATGAATTTAACATTGGTCAATATACATCTTTAGGGCACTATACTCATGAGAAATCCTCTGTTGGATGTGCTGCTGCTAATGCTGCCATAGATTTTATTGATAATAATAATATTTTAGAAAAAACATCTAATATGGAGAAATTTGTTTTAGATAGATTAAATATATTAAAAAATAAATATGAAATTATCGGTGATGTAAGAGCTATTGGGCTACTCTTTGCAATTGAACTTGTAAGAGATAGAAAAACAAAAGAAAAAGCTGAATCTGAAGCTGATAGAATTCTTTATAATTGCCTTGATTTAGGTCTTAGTTTCAAAGTTTCTAGTGGAATATTAACACTATCACCACCACTTATTATTGAAAAACATGAACTTGAAAAAGCTCTTGAAATTCTTGAAGAGAGTATAAAAATTGAAAATATAAAACTATTTGGAGGAAACAACAATGAATAA
- the phnX gene encoding phosphonoacetaldehyde hydrolase codes for MRKEIKAVIFDWAGTTVDYGCFAPLDVFVQVFKEIGIEITYEEARKPMGMLKIDHIKALLKMERIHSLWLEKFNRDYTMEDINSLYERFEEVLFASLENFAEPVPGMLDLQKELRDRGLKIGSTTGYTKEMLDIVAPKAKAFGYCPDFRITSTEVPAGRPYPYMIYQNMITLAIPNRNSIIKIGDTTVDMKEGKNAGVWTVGILKGGSELGLSQKEVETMDHAQLKKLMDATAKRLYSAGADYVVEQVGDLPHIIDVINTRMNSEEVI; via the coding sequence ATGAGAAAAGAGATTAAGGCAGTTATATTTGATTGGGCAGGTACTACAGTAGATTATGGATGTTTCGCACCACTTGATGTTTTTGTTCAAGTTTTTAAAGAGATTGGTATTGAGATTACTTATGAAGAAGCTAGAAAACCTATGGGAATGTTAAAAATAGATCACATAAAAGCACTATTAAAGATGGAAAGAATACACTCTTTATGGTTAGAAAAATTTAATAGAGATTACACTATGGAGGATATTAACTCTTTATACGAAAGATTTGAAGAAGTTTTATTCGCTTCTTTAGAAAACTTTGCTGAACCTGTTCCTGGAATGTTAGATCTTCAAAAAGAGTTAAGAGATAGAGGATTAAAAATTGGAAGTACAACTGGATATACAAAAGAGATGTTAGATATTGTTGCTCCTAAAGCTAAAGCTTTTGGATACTGTCCAGATTTTAGAATCACATCAACTGAAGTTCCTGCTGGTAGACCATATCCATATATGATTTATCAAAATATGATTACCTTAGCAATTCCAAATAGGAATTCTATTATAAAAATTGGAGATACAACTGTTGATATGAAAGAGGGTAAAAATGCTGGTGTTTGGACTGTTGGTATCTTAAAGGGTGGAAGTGAACTTGGCCTTTCACAAAAAGAGGTTGAAACTATGGACCATGCTCAGTTAAAAAAATTAATGGATGCAACTGCAAAGAGATTATACTCTGCTGGAGCTGATTATGTTGTTGAGCAAGTTGGTGATTTACCACATATAATTGATGTTATAAATACTAGAATGAATTCTGAAGAGGTTATTTAA
- a CDS encoding putative 2-aminoethylphosphonate ABC transporter permease subunit, whose translation MELVFKKTEKLLSEKVRDIIVWGIAIFFVVTLLFPLISLSIKATEDNAGNFIGLQNFIQYLTSPGVVSSFFNTVKIATLTMVITLILGFGYSYGMARSNIKGKGILKFLILLPIFAPTMLHGISLVYLFGRMGVITTGFFGRFPNLATDINLYGSTGIVISEVIYTLPQAYLIISMALQNSDYRLYEAAKTLGTSKVKQFFTITLPSCKYAVFSTATVSFILAFTDFGAPKVVGGNYNVLATDIYKQVIGQQNLGRGAVVSILLLIPAVISFFFEKSLEKKQRDTFNAKSMNYRIENSTGRDIFFYSFCWFIGLGILGLFITAGVASFVKMWPYNFELTLNNYKFFDFNGGAFHFYKNSITIAMLSAIFGTIIAYLGAYICLKTESLTKLRNVIKFFAIVPLALPGMVLGLGYIFFFNMNYIRIPLIGWVNNPFNSLYGTLWILVLVNIVHFFSVAFMTASTSLKKLDKEFEIVSLSMGVPWYKTFFNVTLPLTKHTIGEIFIYYFVNCMTTVSAAVFLYTSKTTLASIAMVNLDEVGDQAKAAAMGILIVGTNLLVKTIYEIIKKRNFGRNK comes from the coding sequence ATGGAGCTAGTTTTTAAAAAAACTGAAAAACTTCTTTCAGAAAAAGTTAGAGATATTATCGTTTGGGGAATTGCAATCTTTTTCGTTGTTACTCTTCTTTTTCCACTTATCTCTTTAAGTATAAAAGCAACAGAGGACAATGCTGGAAACTTTATTGGTCTACAAAATTTTATTCAATATCTTACTAGCCCTGGAGTAGTATCTTCATTTTTCAATACAGTTAAAATAGCAACTTTAACTATGGTTATAACTTTAATTTTAGGATTTGGTTACTCTTATGGAATGGCTAGAAGTAACATAAAGGGAAAAGGTATTTTAAAATTTTTAATTCTTCTACCTATATTTGCTCCAACTATGCTACATGGTATCTCATTAGTTTACCTATTTGGAAGAATGGGAGTCATAACTACTGGATTCTTTGGTAGATTCCCTAATCTTGCAACAGATATAAATCTATACGGTTCAACTGGTATTGTAATTAGTGAAGTTATATATACTTTACCTCAAGCCTACTTAATTATCTCTATGGCACTACAAAATAGTGACTATAGACTCTATGAAGCTGCTAAAACTCTTGGAACAAGTAAAGTAAAGCAATTTTTTACAATAACTCTTCCATCTTGTAAATATGCTGTTTTTTCCACAGCTACAGTTTCTTTTATTCTTGCATTCACTGACTTTGGAGCACCTAAAGTTGTTGGTGGAAACTATAATGTTTTAGCTACAGATATTTATAAGCAAGTTATCGGACAACAAAATTTAGGAAGAGGTGCAGTTGTTAGTATCCTTCTACTTATTCCCGCAGTAATCTCATTTTTCTTTGAAAAATCTTTAGAGAAAAAACAAAGAGATACCTTTAATGCAAAATCTATGAACTATCGAATTGAAAATTCAACTGGTAGAGATATTTTCTTCTACAGTTTCTGTTGGTTTATTGGTCTTGGTATATTAGGACTTTTTATTACAGCAGGTGTCGCTTCTTTTGTTAAGATGTGGCCATATAACTTTGAACTTACTTTAAATAACTATAAATTCTTTGACTTTAATGGTGGAGCTTTCCATTTTTATAAAAACTCAATAACTATAGCAATGTTATCAGCTATATTTGGAACTATTATTGCATATCTTGGAGCATATATATGTTTAAAAACTGAGAGTTTAACTAAGCTTAGAAATGTTATTAAGTTTTTCGCAATAGTACCTTTAGCCCTTCCAGGAATGGTTTTAGGTTTAGGATATATCTTTTTCTTCAATATGAACTACATTAGAATTCCACTAATTGGTTGGGTAAATAATCCATTCAATAGTTTATACGGAACTCTTTGGATCTTAGTTCTTGTAAACATTGTTCACTTTTTCTCAGTTGCTTTTATGACAGCGTCAACATCTTTGAAAAAGTTAGATAAAGAGTTTGAAATTGTATCTCTATCTATGGGTGTTCCTTGGTATAAAACATTTTTCAATGTAACTCTACCACTTACTAAACACACTATTGGAGAGATATTCATATATTACTTTGTAAACTGTATGACTACAGTTTCAGCAGCTGTTTTCCTATATACTTCAAAAACAACTCTTGCATCTATTGCAATGGTTAATCTTGATGAAGTTGGAGATCAAGCTAAAGCAGCAGCAATGGGAATTTTAATTGTTGGAACAAATCTTTTAGTAAAAACAATTTATGAAATAATTAAAAAAAGAAATTTTGGGAGGAATAAATAA
- a CDS encoding ABC transporter ATP-binding protein, with protein sequence MSYLKIKNVEKTFGKFKALNNINFEIERGEFICFLGPSGCGKTTLLRIIAGLENVDSGEIFLKDENITKKHPAKRNMSIVFQSYALFPNLTVGENIAYGMKNKKIPKDIIQKKIDESLELVGLRGQENKYPNELSGGQQQRVALARAISYSPDILLLDEPLSALDAKVREKLRNDIKNIQKKLGITTIMVTHDQEEALSMSDRIIVMDNAKIVQVGTPQDIYENPANNFIGDFIGKVNKFEINGTKVMARPEDISLADEQTDNFFMGTLESWEYMGSYYRLKVNKKNYIIEVDICRNKIAHIPLKKDQHIFLKVERTLGGGVEWS encoded by the coding sequence ATGAGTTATTTAAAGATAAAAAATGTTGAAAAAACTTTTGGTAAGTTTAAAGCATTGAACAATATAAATTTTGAAATAGAAAGAGGGGAGTTTATCTGTTTTTTAGGTCCATCTGGTTGTGGTAAAACAACACTTCTTAGAATTATTGCTGGACTTGAAAATGTCGATAGTGGTGAAATTTTTTTAAAGGATGAAAACATTACAAAAAAGCATCCAGCTAAGAGAAATATGTCAATCGTTTTCCAATCTTATGCTCTTTTTCCAAATTTAACAGTTGGAGAGAATATTGCCTATGGGATGAAGAATAAAAAAATACCAAAGGATATAATTCAAAAGAAAATAGATGAGTCACTTGAGCTTGTTGGTTTAAGAGGTCAAGAGAATAAATATCCAAATGAACTTTCAGGAGGTCAGCAGCAAAGAGTTGCACTTGCTAGAGCAATCTCTTACTCGCCAGATATTCTTTTGTTAGATGAGCCTCTTTCAGCTCTTGATGCTAAAGTAAGAGAAAAACTTAGAAATGATATAAAAAATATTCAAAAAAAACTTGGAATTACAACTATAATGGTTACTCATGATCAAGAGGAAGCTCTTTCAATGTCAGATAGAATAATTGTTATGGATAATGCTAAAATTGTTCAAGTGGGAACACCTCAAGATATATATGAAAATCCAGCTAACAATTTCATTGGAGATTTTATCGGAAAAGTTAATAAGTTTGAAATCAATGGAACAAAAGTTATGGCTAGACCAGAGGATATCTCTCTTGCTGATGAGCAAACAGATAATTTCTTTATGGGAACATTGGAATCTTGGGAGTATATGGGATCGTACTATAGATTAAAAGTTAATAAAAAGAACTACATTATTGAAGTTGATATCTGTAGAAATAAAATTGCTCATATTCCACTAAAAAAAGATCAACACATATTTCTTAAAGTTGAAAGAACTTTAGGAGGAGGAGTTGAATGGAGCTAG